The nucleotide sequence TGAACTGAGTTCTATTTTTACATTTTCATGGAACTTCGATGAAATTGCTATTCGAAAGCCACAAGTACAGATTTCTCGACTCAGCGCCAGTCTTTTCAATTTTAGTGATATCATTGAAACTTTAAATAATTTGCCGAAAGCAGAAGAAGTCGAAGAATCCAGTGGACTACCTCCACTCTTCATTCGTTCATTCACCATTAGTAATGGCCAAGTGAAAATTAAGGATAAATCTCGCTCAAAAGAAAAATCTCTCGAAGTACCATTAATTAATCTTAGCGTTAGTAACTTTCATACTAAAATATATAAAGATAATAATAATCGTTATGACTTCCGAATTTTAACCGAACATGATGCAGGGTTACACTGGAAAGGACAAGTTAATTTAGATCCTTTCGAGTCTAACGGTAGTGTAAATATAACAGGAGCAAAAATTAAAAATATCAGTGATGTTTTTAACGATGAACTCCCCTTTACCATTCTCTCTGGTGACATCGGGTTAAATTTTAATTACCAAACATCCATCAAAGATGAAATTTCCTTTCACTTAAGTAAAGGCAATGCATCTTTAGATCAACTTCAGGTACAATACAAAGATCAATCGCCACTGATCGAACTCTCTAGTTTCAACATATCTAACTTTTCATATGATTTAGTAAGTAACCAACTAATTGTGCCACTGATCGAAATCAAAGATAGCAAAGCTTACTCTACTTTACTTGAAACGGGTCTACCTAAATCTCTTAAATTAACGGATTTAGATGCTTTTTCCCAAGCTCTTATCGGTGATCAACAAGTTAAATCAAGTACTCCCGCTACAAATCCTAAAGACCAGTCAATCTCGCCTATTAACTTCCTCGTGAAAGAATTTCGTGGCAATCAACTCAATGTTTATTTCACCGATGAAAGCACGACGGCAAAACCTCATGCTAAAATCGAACAACTTACTTTTGAGTTCAAGAACCTTAGCAACTTACATTCCGAAAATTTCACTTTCGCGAGTCAATTCCAACTTAATGATACTGCCAAATTTGAGCTCAAGTCACAAGGGGCCCTCTTCCCCGTAAAAAGTACTGGCAATATTCAATTAAATAATTTCCAATTAGATTTCTCTAATCCTTATCTAAATAAATTTGAGCTACCTATCACAATTCAGCAAGGCTCACTACTTCAACAAGCCGACTTTGACATCGCACTCAACAATGATTATCAATTAATTAAAGGTGAGCTAAAAACTGAAATCGAACTCATTGATTTCTCTCTAAAAGATACACTCACTAACAAAGAACTATTTAGTGACACTAAATTATTAAAAGCCTATGAATCCGTCGATGCCCATTCACGCATACACATCTTGGGCGAGCTTGACCTCATGACGCGCAAAGGCTCGGGCGAGTTTCATATTAGATCAATCAACTTAGCCAATGCCGCAGAACACTTTGCTACCGAGTTGCCTTTTAAAGTGATTTCTGGTGAATTAGAATTCATGAGCCGTGCACAGATTCAATTTGGTGATGAACTAAAACTAAGTACGAGTGATGGCGCGCTCAATTTGAGCTCATTAGTAATCCAAGAATTAAATTCTAAAGAACTCATTAACTTAGAGCATTTTTTAATCGATAAAGTAAGTGCAAACTTAAATACAAAAGAGCTCAATATTGCAAATGTGGAGCTCAAAGGCTTGCAAATCAATGCTCATTTGAATAAGGGCAAAGAACTAAATCTTATCCGTGCGAGTGATTTCACCAAATTGATGAAAGCTTTAGAAAAATATGAACAAGCCTCGGCTGAAGAAAAGCCTCTAAGTCCAAGCAGTCCTCAGGAGGCTCACGCTCCTCTGGCTTGGAATTACCAGATTCAAAAGGTAGATCTTAGCCAAATGAACCTACAGTTTACTGACGATGCTTTAGGTCAAGGTTCAAGTCAAAATCTCAATGATATGCACTTAGAAGTAACCGAATTAAATAATAAAAAAGATCATTCTTTTAAGAGTTCATTCAAAGCAACGATCAACCAAGACGCTCAACTTAAGGTGACATCAAAAACGTCTTTAACTCCTATCAAACTTGAATCAACAATCATGCTTGACTCACTGTCGCTCACAAGCTTACAGAATTATCTATCTCAATTTGTAAATGCAAAGCTTGCAGAGTGCCTTATTTCAACTGAATCTAAACTCACCTATATAGATGGCCAGGCATCTCTATCAGGAAATTTCCTTAGCTCCAAATTTCAACTTAATGACCTCAATAACTCACCCGTAGCCTCCTTTGAATCTTTCGCAATCAAAGAATTTAATATCGACCCTCAGAAACTTATTATCAAAGTTGATGAAGTTCAGTTGGAGAGTCCTAAGATGTATCTCGCAATTGATAGTAATGCGCAAGTTAACCTAAGTAAAATATTAAAGAAAACGACGACGCCCGATAAAAAAGAGAAAGGCAACGATGAAATAGCTCCATCCTCCACTTTAAAGCCTCAAATAGAAATCAAAAAATTCACCCTAGATAACGCTCATGCTAAATTTAACGACGCTAGTATCAGTCCTAAATTTTCTATATCTTTAGATAAATTTTCTGGCTCGGTTAACAAAATCACTAATGCTCCCGATCAACAGTCCGATTGGACCTTCCAAGGCC is from Lentisphaera profundi and encodes:
- a CDS encoding DUF748 domain-containing protein, which translates into the protein MLKNLSAVLGQTKKSRRIRITLLSCTLFYFIFLGLIAPLIIRSQAKKHLSELIKRPVEIEKISINPFCNSISIKNFAILEKNQTSFLRWDEVYINFELSSIFTFSWNFDEIAIRKPQVQISRLSASLFNFSDIIETLNNLPKAEEVEESSGLPPLFIRSFTISNGQVKIKDKSRSKEKSLEVPLINLSVSNFHTKIYKDNNNRYDFRILTEHDAGLHWKGQVNLDPFESNGSVNITGAKIKNISDVFNDELPFTILSGDIGLNFNYQTSIKDEISFHLSKGNASLDQLQVQYKDQSPLIELSSFNISNFSYDLVSNQLIVPLIEIKDSKAYSTLLETGLPKSLKLTDLDAFSQALIGDQQVKSSTPATNPKDQSISPINFLVKEFRGNQLNVYFTDESTTAKPHAKIEQLTFEFKNLSNLHSENFTFASQFQLNDTAKFELKSQGALFPVKSTGNIQLNNFQLDFSNPYLNKFELPITIQQGSLLQQADFDIALNNDYQLIKGELKTEIELIDFSLKDTLTNKELFSDTKLLKAYESVDAHSRIHILGELDLMTRKGSGEFHIRSINLANAAEHFATELPFKVISGELEFMSRAQIQFGDELKLSTSDGALNLSSLVIQELNSKELINLEHFLIDKVSANLNTKELNIANVELKGLQINAHLNKGKELNLIRASDFTKLMKALEKYEQASAEEKPLSPSSPQEAHAPLAWNYQIQKVDLSQMNLQFTDDALGQGSSQNLNDMHLEVTELNNKKDHSFKSSFKATINQDAQLKVTSKTSLTPIKLESTIMLDSLSLTSLQNYLSQFVNAKLAECLISTESKLTYIDGQASLSGNFLSSKFQLNDLNNSPVASFESFAIKEFNIDPQKLIIKVDEVQLESPKMYLAIDSNAQVNLSKILKKTTTPDKKEKGNDEIAPSSTLKPQIEIKKFTLDNAHAKFNDASISPKFSISLDKFSGSVNKITNAPDQQSDWTFQGLVNNHAPLNIKGNSRFLASPFALNMALDLNNLGLTSFSPYSGTFIGYKLQEGQLSLKMNYTLENNELDGKNQVLMSRFELGQSVDSDKAVNLPIKLGVALIRDYNKNIDLDLNIHGNINDPSFSVLNLIWKVFTNIIVKAATSPFSLLANLAKSGQKDLNSLQFDAGEKLLIQSEQDKLKTLSEALAKRPTLALNITGYFDHNIDRDQLKKQHLNEKIVAESTLLREENSSIENAELLVLAKMYEAQSGETWKALQTRVLGSASNEKIVYQEPEKTTPRRSFRSRTGKFQSRRARRPSSTQVDVRESSSDVVQKNELNDIEKLAQKKEIEQIAFDFLLENFKLEDHELEDLAINRAKVVKQYLIEELKIPASRLFLLAPKEAKSQKTVELNLDAL